A DNA window from Hordeum vulgare subsp. vulgare chromosome 1H, MorexV3_pseudomolecules_assembly, whole genome shotgun sequence contains the following coding sequences:
- the LOC123412546 gene encoding probable L-gulonolactone oxidase 4 — MSQGEQAQRRAMESLAAVLLVGILLQLAGCSPPPDPVTCTHGTSNCTVTNTYGSFTDRTICHAANVVYPRTEQELVAAVAAAAAAKRKMKVATKHSHSGPKLACPGGSEGTIISTTRLNRTVSIDAERQLITVESGMVLRDLIQTAAAAGLSLPHSPYWYGLTIGGLLATGAHGSGLWGKGGAVHEYVVGLRIVTPAPACHGFAMVRELGADHPDLDAAKVSLGVLGVVSQVTLALQPLFKRSVTFVKRNESDFTAQVTEWGRLHEFADVIWQPRNGTVTYRQDDRVDVSTPGDGLNDLFLFRPAPTALLVSGRATEEQLQENGTDTARCAAAQEGSTSRLQAFGFTNDGVVFTGYPVVGYQHRIQASGSCIDGPEDDLGSSCAWDPRIRGLFMYNSGFSVALSKAPAFVADMQQLRDLNPDAFCSAIDNRVGVVLRYVRASSAYLGKPEDCVDVDILFYRSHTDGMPRAHADVVDEIEQLALGKYGGLPHWGKNRNFAFDGAIARYPKAHKFLKVKNRYDPDGLFSSEWTDQVLGINGTPNIIKDRCAIEGLCVCSDDSHCAPEQGYFCRPGKVYKNARVCSSEEDY, encoded by the coding sequence ATGTCGCAAGGAGAGCAAGCACAAAGACGAGCAATGGAGAGCTTGGCTGCTGTCCTCCTCGTAGGGATCCTGCTCCAGCTCGCCGGCTGCAGCCCTCCACCGGACCCGGTGACCTGCACGCATGGCACGTCCAACTGCACGGTCACCAACACGTACGGCTCCTTCACGGACCGTACCATCTGCCACGCGGCCAACGTCGTCTACCCGCGCACCGAGCAGGAGCTGGTCGCGGCCGTGGCGGCCGCGGCGGCCGCCAAACGCAAGATGAAGGTGGCCACAAAGCACTCGCACAGCGGCCCCAAGCTGGCGTGCCCCGGCGGCAGCGAGGGCACGATCATAAGCACCACACGGCTGAACCGGACGGTTTCCATCGACGCCGAGAGGCAGCTCATCACGGTGGAGAGCGGCATGGTCCTCCGGGACTTGATCCAGACCGCTGCCGCGGCAGGGCTGTCCTTGCCGCACTCGCCGTACTGGTACGGCCTGACCATCGGCGGGCTCCTTGCGACGGGCGCGCACGGGAGCGGGCTGTGGGGCAAGGGAGGCGCCGTGCATGAGTATGTGGTCGGTCTGAGGATCGTGACGCCGGCACCGGCGTGTCACGGGTTCGCCATGGTGAGGGAGCTCGGCGCCGATCACCCGGACCTGGACGCCGCCAAGGTCTCCCTTGGGGTACTCGGCGTCGTCTCCCAGGTAACCCTGGCCCTGCAGCCGCTATTCAAGCGGTCCGTGACGTTCGTGAAGCGCAACGAGTCGGACTTCACAGCGCAGGTGACCGAGTGGGGCCGTCTCCACGAGTTCGCCGACGTGATATGGCAGCCGCGGAACGGCACCGTCACCTACCGCCAGGACGACCGCGTCGACGTCTCGACACCGGGTGATGGCCTCAACGACTTGTTCCTTTTTCGCCCCGCCCCCACCGCCCTGCTCGTGAGCGGCAGAGCCACGGAGGAGCAGCTGCAGGAGAACGGTACTGATACCGCCCGGTGCGCGGCGGCGCAGGAGGGGTCCACAAGCCGGCTGCAGGCCTTCGGCTTCACGAACGATGGCGTCGTCTTCACGGGGTACCCTGTGGTGGGCTACCAGCATCGCATCCAGGCGTCCGGCTCGTGCATCGACGGTCCAGAGGATGACCTCGGCTCCTCCTGCGCGTGGGACCCGCGCATCCGGGGACTCTTCATGTACAACTCCGGCTTCAGCGTCGCACTTTCCAAGGCGCCGGCGTTCGTCGCCGACATGCAACAGCTCCGGGACCTCAACCCGGACGCATTTTGTTCGGCCATCGACAACAGGGTAGGCGTGGTCCTCCGCTACGTCAGGGCGTCCTCCGCATACCTCGGCAAGCCCGAGGACTGTGTGGACGTCGACATTCTCTTCTACCGGAGCCACACCGACGGCATGCCGCGTGCCCATGCCGATGTGGTGGATGAGATCGAGCAGCTGGCATTGGGAAAGTACGGCGGCTTGCCACATTGGGGGAAGAACCGCAACTTCGCCTTCGACGGTGCCATCGCAAGGTACCCGAAAGCCCATAAGTTTCTTAAGGTGAAGAACAGGTATGACCCCGATGGACTCTTCTCCAGCGAGTGGACGGATCAGGTGCTCGGTATCAATGGAACTCCCAACATCATCAAGGATCGTTGTGCCATCGAAGGACTTTGTGTCTGCTCTGATGACTCGCATTGTGCGCCGGAGCAAGGGTACTTCTGCCGTCCAGGGAAGGTTTATAAGAATGCTAGAGTTTGCTCCTCCGAGGAGGATTATTAG